The following coding sequences lie in one Hippoglossus hippoglossus isolate fHipHip1 chromosome 14, fHipHip1.pri, whole genome shotgun sequence genomic window:
- the nlgn3b gene encoding neuroligin-3b isoform X1, which produces MWLATFRDHLLPAHLPHQQGTVTITHCALLWWILCSCWSFTKATSQKFYPTVTTQFGKLRGLRVPVPSEVLRPVDQYLGVPYAAPPLGEKRFMPPDQPSSWSGIKNATHFMPVCPQNIHNTVPEIMMPIWFTYNLDTVATYIQDQSEDCLYLNIYAPTEDGSQHKKKGAAFSHAETHISEDIRDSEARPVMVYIHGGSYMEGTGNMMDGSVLASYGNVVVVTLNYRIGILGFLSTGDQAAKGNYGLLDQIQALRWISKNIGYFGGDPGRITVFGSGIGASCVSLLTLSHHSEGLFHRAIIQSGSALSSWAVNYQPVKYTRMLAERVGCNVLDTVDMVSCLQKKSAKELVEQDIQPARYRVAFGPVIDGDVIPDDPEILMEQGEFLNYDIMLGVNQGEGLRFVENVMDMEDGVSGSDFDFAVSDFVDSLYGYPEGKDTLRETIKFMYTDWADKDNPETRRKTLVALFTDHQWVEPSVVTADLHARYGSPTYFYAFYHHCQSLMKPVWSDSAHGDEVPYVFGIPMVGPTDLFPCNFSRNDIMLSAVVMTYWTNFAKSGDPNKPVPQDTKFIHTKANRFEEVAWSKYDPYDQLYLHIGLKPRIRDHYRATKVAFWKHLVPHLYNLHDMFHYSSTTTKVTPLDPTQSNGKRSGSTGRPPVSTAHSDGEGGREMGPLIMPNPRDYSTELSVTIAVGASLLFLNVLAFAALYYRKDKRSRQDLSQQPSPQRDSKGNHVGHTTTVDETLSSQQRNQCEALHNPLHVSPSMDYSLTQHRSPDDIPLMTPNNITMIPNSLMGLSNMSPYSTFPAGYSSAGLPSTHSTTRV; this is translated from the exons ATGTGGCTGGCTACATTTAGAGACCATCTGTTGCCTGCACACCTGCCACACCAGCAAGGGACTGTAACCATCACCCACTGTGCTCTTCTCTGGTGGATATTATGCTCCTGCTGGTCATTCACCAAGGCGACAAGCCAGAAATTCTACCCGACGGTCACCACCCAGTTCGGGAAGCTGCGGGGCCTCCGGGTGCCCGTGCCCAGCGAGGTGCTCCGGCCCGTCGATCAGTACCTGGGCGTCCCCTATGCCGCTCCACCCCTGGGTGAGAAGCGCTTCATGCCGCCAGATCAGCCCTCCTCTTGGTCCGGTATCAAGAACGCCACCCACTTCATGCCTGTGTGCCCTCAGAACATCCACAACACCGTGCCAGAGATCATGATGCCCATATGGTTCACCTATAACCTGGACACAGTAGCCACATACATTCAGGATCAGAGCGAGGACTGTTTGTATCTAAACATCTACGCTCCGACAGAGGATG GGAGCCAACACAAGAAAAAGGGGGCGGCTTTCTCACATGCTGAGACTCATATATCCGAAG ATATAAGGGACTCCGAAGCGCGACCTGTGATGGTCTACATCCACGGAGGCTCCTATATGGAGGGCACTGGGAACATGATGGACGGCAGCGTACTGGCCAGTTATGGGAATGTTGTCGTCGTCACGCTCAACTACAGAATTGGAATATTGG GCTTCCTCAGCACGGGTGACCAGGCAGCAAAGGGAAACTACGGGCTCCTGGACCAGATTCAAGCTCTACGCTGGATCAGTAAGAACATTGGTTACTTTGGAGGAGACCCGGGCCGCATCACCGTGTTTGGATCAGGGATCGGTGCATCCTGCGTCAGTCTGCTGACATTGTCCCACCACTCAGAGG GTTTGTTCCACAGAGCCATCATCCAGAGCGGTTCAGCCCTGTCCAGCTGGGCCGTCAACTACCAGCCGGTCAAGTACACTCGCATGCTGGCCGAGAGGGTTGGCTGCAACGTGCTCGACACCGTGGACATGGTCTCCTGCCTGCAGAAGAAAAGTGCCAAGGAGCTGGTGGAGCAAGACATCCAGCCTGCGCGATACCGCGTGGCTTTCGGCCCCGTCATCGATGGAGACGTCATCCCGGACGACCCCGAGATCCTGATGGAGCAGGGCGAGTTCCTCAACTACGATATAATGCTGGGGGTCAACCAGGGGGAAGGCCTGCGCTTTGTGGAGAACGTGATGGACATGGAGGACGGCGTGTCTGGCAGCGACTTTGACTTTGCCGTGTCAGACTTTGTGGACAGTTTGTACGGCTACCCAGAAGGAAAGGACACGCTGAGGGAGACCATTAAATTCATGTACACAGACTGGGCTGACAAGGACAACCCGGAGACCAGGAGGAAGACCCTGGTGGCTCTCTTCACTGACCACCAATGGGTGGAGCCCTCAGTGGTGACGGCCGACCTGCACGCCCGCTACGGCTCGCCTACGTACTTCTACGCCTTCTACCACCACTGCCAGAGCCTCATGAAGCCTGTGTGGTCAGACTCAGCGCACGGAGACGAGGTGCCTTACGTTTTTGGCATCCCCATGGTGGGCCCGACTGATCTGTTCCCCTGCAACTTCTCCAGGAACGACATCATGCTCAGCGCCGTGGTTATGACTTACTGGACCAACTTTGCCAAGAGTGG GGATCCTAACAAGCCAGTGCCACAGGACACCAAGTTCATCCACACCAAGGCCAACCGCTTCGAGGAGGTGGCCTGGTCAAAGTACGACCCCTACGACCAACTGTACTTGCACATTGGCCTAAAGCCGCGTATCCGTGATCACTACCGTGCCACCAAAGTGGCCTTCTGGAAACACCTGGTACCTCACCTCTACAACCTCCACGACATGTTCCATTACTCATCCACCACCACCAAGGTCACCCCGCTGGATCCTACCCAGTCCAATGGCAAGAGGTCCGGCAGCACGGGACGTCCGCCTGTCTCCACTGCCCACAGTGACGgcgaaggagggagggagatgggCCCTCTGATCATGCCCAACCCTAGAGATTACTCCACGGAGCTCAGCGTCACCATCGCTGTAGGGGCGTCGCTGCTCTTCCTCAACGTCCTGGCCTTCGCAGCTCTGTACTACCGCAAGGATAAACGCAGTCGGCAGGACCTGTCACAGCAGCCCAGTCCCCAGCGTGACAGCAAAGGCAACCACGTGGGCCACACCACCACTGTGGACGAGACCCTGTCGTCCCAGCAAAGGAACCAGTGCGAGGCCCTTCACAATCCTCTCCACGTTTCGCCCAGCATGGACTACTCACTCACCCAGCACCGCTCCCCTGATGACATCCCTCTGATGACCCCTAACAACATCACCATGATCCCCAACTCCCTGATGGGCCTCTCCAACATGAGTCCGTACAGCACCTTCCCGGCCGGTTACAGCTCTGCAGGCCTGCCCAGCACCCACTCCACCACTCGGGTATAG
- the cchcr1 gene encoding coiled-coil alpha-helical rod protein 1, whose amino-acid sequence MERRGVGEEKLKAPTDFTSPAVSRTLQEDLVPPSHFASSIQSAAAPRGVQVTGTTPPVSWLKPGATSAPSGDPHPANPWLAITQAQQEILELRKENQQIMMLQGNSIKGRIPADHPSDLRARSAERSEHWSRWESEWRLEAEKHKAEAERLKGQVDTLKECARRHREEIRDGDSTLNRQSLELEAMREELCKKKTELSQIRDELTHSSVQKEKISSQLERLKSESGEETARLRRDVDRRKEETRELALKAEMGRSQAEEETKQQTLRLSEHLEQIQRKQEVELQQLNASHSAELGAATQTNSELQDRLESMTSEVLRLKSTLMEVSTERDELKEHLSQMGQAFETQSATLHSLRNYIGQLAPDKQEREQLNEVVERLNKEKATLKMTAELLTIRLNSVNEILALQEEKMGKETLTDPHVKNGSEGLQVIQLWREKVFKLCVQLRSKDIELRGEKDERLSKLRSLEVHLQQEQHRASVLQHSLDDRIAELDLERVEKETLKQDLAQAHKENAQLKSQSQKSAAELKILTEAVQRFRLAFESKVAEVDAAQSRLNTFTQRLIFAKRRVETIQALIMRRVALQKIKQASKETEEAADSLTNLQTELGLVCEERDKLTQELKRTPELIEKALADLKEQYESKRRQQQQELEQSWTEVRQAAAGREEAERSLQHSQAQLEECKGNLEKLRSELLTQQEHSEQVLQERVSEIEDRCAEKLRQMEVQVNTARREHTKAVMTLRQFQREEARKQDEKGETQYLGGAHTKRKVQNTQPKEKEKDKSLLMSTDAERGLMSEHTRVHAAASQNSAAPREQQQKPSEKSSSVRENVQLPAEERLLSVLEELRTLSAAVVHSSEDSAEEEEEEGEKNRVGPSTDSLHS is encoded by the exons atgGAGAGACGCGGTGTGGGGGAGGAAAAGCTCAAAGCGCCCACGGACTTCACCTCCCCCGCTGTTTCAC GGACTCTCCAGGAGGACCTGGTGCCCCCGTCACATTTTGCATCGAGTATCCAGTCAGCTGCAGCCCCCAGAGGCGTTCAGGTCACAGGGACGACCCCACCCGTCTCCTGGTTAAAGCCAGGCGCAACATCAGCACCATCAGGGGACCCCCACCCTGCCAACCCATGGCTCGCCATCACTCAGGCCCAACAGGAAATCTTGGAGCTGAGGAAGGAAAACCAACAGATTATGATGTTACAAGGAAACAGCATAAAAGGAAGAATCCCTGCAGATCATCCGTCAGACCTCAGGGCGAG ATCTGCAGAGAGGAGTGAGCATTGGTCCAGATGGGAGTCAGAGTGGCGTCTGGAGGCAGAGAAGCACAAGGCCGAGGCTGAGAGGTTGAAGGGCCAGGTGGACACCCTGAAGGAGTGTGcacggagacacagagaggagattAGAGACGGAGACAGCACCCTGAACAG ACAGAGCCTGGAGTTGGAAGCGATGCGTGAAGAGCTTTGTAAGAAGAAGACTGAACTCAGCCAAATCAGAGACGAGCTCACTCACAGCAGTGTGCAGAAGGAGAAAATAAGCTCACAG CTTGAAAGACTTAAAAGCGAATCTGGCGAGGAAACTGCGAGGCTGAGGAGAGACGTAGAccggaggaaagaggaaaccCGGGAGCTCGCTCTGAAGGCTGAAATGGGCAGGTCACAGGCTGAGGAGGAAACCAAACAGCAGACGCTGAGGCTTTCAGAACATTTGGAGCAAATTCAGAGGAAGCAAGAGGTGGAG CTACAACAGTTGAATGCATCCCACTCAGCAGAGTTGGGCGCAGCAACGCAAACAAACAGCGAACTGCAGGACCGACTCGAATCAATGACCTCAGAAGTGCTGCGGCTGAAAAGCACTCTGATGGAGGTATCTACCGAGAGAGATGAGCTGAAAGAACATCTAAG ccaAATGGGACAAGCTTTTGAAACACAATCTGCAACCCTGCACAGCCTCAGAAATTACATCGGCCAGCTTGCCCCAGACAAACAAGAGAGGGAACAATTAAATGAAGTGGTTGAG AGGCTGAACAAAGAGAAGGCAACTCTTAAGATGACCGCAGAGCTTTTGACAATCAGGCTTAACTCTGTGAACGAGATACTCGCCCTTCAAGAAGAGAAAATGGGGAAGGAG ACCTTGACAGACCCACACGTAAAGAATGGATCTGAAGGCCTTCAAGTGATTCAGCTCTGGAGAGAAAAAGTGTTTAAGTTATGTGTTCAGCTTCGCTCAAAGGACATTGAattaagaggagaaaaagatgAACGCCTTTCAAAA CTCAGATCTTTGGAGGTGCACCTCCAGCAGGAGCAGCACCGGGCTAGTGTCCTCCAGCACAGTCTAGATGACAGGATAGCTGAGCTGGACCTGGAGAGAGTGGAAAAGGAG ACGTTAAAACAGGACTTGGCCCAGGCTCACAAGGAAAATGCTCAGCTGAAGTCTCAGAGCCAGAAATCAGCGGCTGAACTTAAAATCCTGACAGAGGCCGTGCAAAG ATTCCGTCTGGCATTTGAAAGCAAGGTGGCAGAAGTGGATGCGGCTCAATCAAGGCTCAACACTTTTACCCAGAGGCTAATTTTCGCTAAAAGACGAGTGGAGACAATCCAAG CTTTGATCATGAGGAGAGTGGCTCTGCAGAAAATTAAGCAGGCCagtaaagagacagaagaggccGCTGACAG CCTGACAAACCTCCAGACAGAGCTGGGTTTGgtgtgtgaagagagagacaagcTCACACAGGAGCTCAAAAGAACCCCGGAGCTCATCGAGAAAGCCTTGGCCGATCTGAAAGAACAGT atgaAAGCAAACGgaggcagcagcaacaggagctggagcagagctggACAGAGGTCCGGCAGGCTGCGgctgggagagaggaggcagagaggagccTGCAGCACTCGCAGGCACAGCTGGAGGAGTGCAAGGGCAACCTGGAGAAACTCCGCTCTGAGCTGCTCACCCAGCAGGAGCACAGCGAGCAGG tccTGCAGGAGAGGGTGTCTGAGATTGAGGACCGCTGTGCTGAGAAGCTGAGACAGATGGAGGTTCAAGTCAATACAGCCAGGAGAGAGCACACCAAAGCAG TTATGACATTGCGGCAGTTTCAGAGAGAGGAAGCAAGGAAACAGGATGAGAAGGGAGAAACTCAGTATTTAGGAGGTGCACACACGAAGAGGAAAGTTCAGAATACACAACcaaaggagaaggaaaaggacaAGAGCCTATTGATG TCCACTGATGCTGAGCGAGGGCTGATGAGTGAGCACACAAGAGTTcatgcagcagcttcacaaaaTTCTGCTGCTCCcagagaacaacaacaaaaaccttCAGAGAAGAGTAGCTCTGTGCGAGAAAATGTCCAACTACCTGCTGAGG AGAGACTCCTGTCTGTTTTGGAGGAGCTCCGCACTCTCAGTGCTGCAGTGGTACACAGCTCTGAGGactctgctgaggaggaggaggaggagggagagaaaaaccGTGTGGGTCCATCCACAGACAGCTTGCACAGCTGA
- the nlgn3b gene encoding neuroligin-3b isoform X2, whose translation MWLATFRDHLLPAHLPHQQGTVTITHCALLWWILCSCWSFTKATSQKFYPTVTTQFGKLRGLRVPVPSEVLRPVDQYLGVPYAAPPLGEKRFMPPDQPSSWSGIKNATHFMPVCPQNIHNTVPEIMMPIWFTYNLDTVATYIQDQSEDCLYLNIYAPTEDDIRDSEARPVMVYIHGGSYMEGTGNMMDGSVLASYGNVVVVTLNYRIGILGFLSTGDQAAKGNYGLLDQIQALRWISKNIGYFGGDPGRITVFGSGIGASCVSLLTLSHHSEGLFHRAIIQSGSALSSWAVNYQPVKYTRMLAERVGCNVLDTVDMVSCLQKKSAKELVEQDIQPARYRVAFGPVIDGDVIPDDPEILMEQGEFLNYDIMLGVNQGEGLRFVENVMDMEDGVSGSDFDFAVSDFVDSLYGYPEGKDTLRETIKFMYTDWADKDNPETRRKTLVALFTDHQWVEPSVVTADLHARYGSPTYFYAFYHHCQSLMKPVWSDSAHGDEVPYVFGIPMVGPTDLFPCNFSRNDIMLSAVVMTYWTNFAKSGDPNKPVPQDTKFIHTKANRFEEVAWSKYDPYDQLYLHIGLKPRIRDHYRATKVAFWKHLVPHLYNLHDMFHYSSTTTKVTPLDPTQSNGKRSGSTGRPPVSTAHSDGEGGREMGPLIMPNPRDYSTELSVTIAVGASLLFLNVLAFAALYYRKDKRSRQDLSQQPSPQRDSKGNHVGHTTTVDETLSSQQRNQCEALHNPLHVSPSMDYSLTQHRSPDDIPLMTPNNITMIPNSLMGLSNMSPYSTFPAGYSSAGLPSTHSTTRV comes from the exons ATGTGGCTGGCTACATTTAGAGACCATCTGTTGCCTGCACACCTGCCACACCAGCAAGGGACTGTAACCATCACCCACTGTGCTCTTCTCTGGTGGATATTATGCTCCTGCTGGTCATTCACCAAGGCGACAAGCCAGAAATTCTACCCGACGGTCACCACCCAGTTCGGGAAGCTGCGGGGCCTCCGGGTGCCCGTGCCCAGCGAGGTGCTCCGGCCCGTCGATCAGTACCTGGGCGTCCCCTATGCCGCTCCACCCCTGGGTGAGAAGCGCTTCATGCCGCCAGATCAGCCCTCCTCTTGGTCCGGTATCAAGAACGCCACCCACTTCATGCCTGTGTGCCCTCAGAACATCCACAACACCGTGCCAGAGATCATGATGCCCATATGGTTCACCTATAACCTGGACACAGTAGCCACATACATTCAGGATCAGAGCGAGGACTGTTTGTATCTAAACATCTACGCTCCGACAGAGGATG ATATAAGGGACTCCGAAGCGCGACCTGTGATGGTCTACATCCACGGAGGCTCCTATATGGAGGGCACTGGGAACATGATGGACGGCAGCGTACTGGCCAGTTATGGGAATGTTGTCGTCGTCACGCTCAACTACAGAATTGGAATATTGG GCTTCCTCAGCACGGGTGACCAGGCAGCAAAGGGAAACTACGGGCTCCTGGACCAGATTCAAGCTCTACGCTGGATCAGTAAGAACATTGGTTACTTTGGAGGAGACCCGGGCCGCATCACCGTGTTTGGATCAGGGATCGGTGCATCCTGCGTCAGTCTGCTGACATTGTCCCACCACTCAGAGG GTTTGTTCCACAGAGCCATCATCCAGAGCGGTTCAGCCCTGTCCAGCTGGGCCGTCAACTACCAGCCGGTCAAGTACACTCGCATGCTGGCCGAGAGGGTTGGCTGCAACGTGCTCGACACCGTGGACATGGTCTCCTGCCTGCAGAAGAAAAGTGCCAAGGAGCTGGTGGAGCAAGACATCCAGCCTGCGCGATACCGCGTGGCTTTCGGCCCCGTCATCGATGGAGACGTCATCCCGGACGACCCCGAGATCCTGATGGAGCAGGGCGAGTTCCTCAACTACGATATAATGCTGGGGGTCAACCAGGGGGAAGGCCTGCGCTTTGTGGAGAACGTGATGGACATGGAGGACGGCGTGTCTGGCAGCGACTTTGACTTTGCCGTGTCAGACTTTGTGGACAGTTTGTACGGCTACCCAGAAGGAAAGGACACGCTGAGGGAGACCATTAAATTCATGTACACAGACTGGGCTGACAAGGACAACCCGGAGACCAGGAGGAAGACCCTGGTGGCTCTCTTCACTGACCACCAATGGGTGGAGCCCTCAGTGGTGACGGCCGACCTGCACGCCCGCTACGGCTCGCCTACGTACTTCTACGCCTTCTACCACCACTGCCAGAGCCTCATGAAGCCTGTGTGGTCAGACTCAGCGCACGGAGACGAGGTGCCTTACGTTTTTGGCATCCCCATGGTGGGCCCGACTGATCTGTTCCCCTGCAACTTCTCCAGGAACGACATCATGCTCAGCGCCGTGGTTATGACTTACTGGACCAACTTTGCCAAGAGTGG GGATCCTAACAAGCCAGTGCCACAGGACACCAAGTTCATCCACACCAAGGCCAACCGCTTCGAGGAGGTGGCCTGGTCAAAGTACGACCCCTACGACCAACTGTACTTGCACATTGGCCTAAAGCCGCGTATCCGTGATCACTACCGTGCCACCAAAGTGGCCTTCTGGAAACACCTGGTACCTCACCTCTACAACCTCCACGACATGTTCCATTACTCATCCACCACCACCAAGGTCACCCCGCTGGATCCTACCCAGTCCAATGGCAAGAGGTCCGGCAGCACGGGACGTCCGCCTGTCTCCACTGCCCACAGTGACGgcgaaggagggagggagatgggCCCTCTGATCATGCCCAACCCTAGAGATTACTCCACGGAGCTCAGCGTCACCATCGCTGTAGGGGCGTCGCTGCTCTTCCTCAACGTCCTGGCCTTCGCAGCTCTGTACTACCGCAAGGATAAACGCAGTCGGCAGGACCTGTCACAGCAGCCCAGTCCCCAGCGTGACAGCAAAGGCAACCACGTGGGCCACACCACCACTGTGGACGAGACCCTGTCGTCCCAGCAAAGGAACCAGTGCGAGGCCCTTCACAATCCTCTCCACGTTTCGCCCAGCATGGACTACTCACTCACCCAGCACCGCTCCCCTGATGACATCCCTCTGATGACCCCTAACAACATCACCATGATCCCCAACTCCCTGATGGGCCTCTCCAACATGAGTCCGTACAGCACCTTCCCGGCCGGTTACAGCTCTGCAGGCCTGCCCAGCACCCACTCCACCACTCGGGTATAG